The following proteins are co-located in the Paraburkholderia phytofirmans PsJN genome:
- the cydX gene encoding cytochrome bd-I oxidase subunit CydX: protein MWYFSWILGIGVALAFGIINVMWLESRRPEDGSRKTR, encoded by the coding sequence ATGTGGTATTTCAGTTGGATCCTCGGGATCGGCGTGGCGTTGGCGTTCGGCATTATCAACGTGATGTGGCTGGAGTCGCGCCGGCCGGAGGACGGTAGCCGGAAGACTCGTTGA
- the cydP gene encoding cytochrome oxidase putative small subunit CydP, with translation MTLVLNRKTTRRRSLRQRFHGWVRGPTLARDIAIVLAIKFVLLMALKYTFFNHPQAEHMSLPPEQVAQALLSVPASHPSQGDQHAR, from the coding sequence ATGACCCTAGTCCTCAATCGCAAGACCACTCGCCGCCGGAGCCTGCGTCAACGGTTCCATGGCTGGGTGCGCGGTCCGACGCTGGCGCGGGATATCGCCATCGTCCTCGCCATCAAATTCGTACTGCTGATGGCGCTCAAATACACATTCTTCAATCATCCGCAGGCGGAGCATATGTCGCTCCCGCCTGAGCAAGTCGCGCAGGCGCTGTTGTCCGTGCCTGCCTCGCATCCGTCCCAAGGTGATCAACATGCCCGTTAG
- the ptsP gene encoding phosphoenolpyruvate--protein phosphotransferase: protein MSHSEGHIVLLAPMTGPVVPLANVPDPVFSGGMFGDGIGVDPLEGRLVAPCDATVTHLARTGHAVTLATAEGAEILLHIGIDTVELNGKGFAPMVAQGAHVRAGDVLIEFDQDQVALNAPSLVSVIAIANSDAFEIVERVQGGLLKAGETPLLVLRARDGAAAEASRQLSSTNVTEEARQQVTLVHAGGLHARPAARAREAARGFDARVEVRYEGRKAAIESVVGLLGLGAGEGATVELLGMGPQAAAAVAAIANELTREAHGEVEEKPARQSSPAPQAVARPAGETLAPNTLAGVCAAPGVAVGKLVRWDDADIDPPEKANGTSAAESRLLDKAIATVDADLDTTVRDASQRGAVGEAGIFSVHRVLLEDPTLLDAARDLISLGKSAGFAWREAIRAQIAILTNIEDALLAERAADLRDIEKRVLRALGYTSATARTLPEEAVLAAEEFTPSDLSTLDRSRVTALVMARGGATSHAAILARQAGIPALVAVGDALHAIPEGTQVVVNATTGRLEFAPTELDVERARLERTRLADVREANRRTSQQAAVTSDGRAIEVAANIATLDDAKTAVENGADSVGLLRTELLFIHRAAAPTTDEHRQSYQAIVDALSGRTAIIRTLDVGADKEVDYLTLPPEPNPALGLRGIRLAQVRPDLLDDQLRGLLAVQPLGAVRILLPMVTDVGELIRIRKRIDEFARELGRTEPIEVGVMIEVPSAALLADQLAQHADFLSIGTNDLTQYTLAMDRCQADLAAQADGLHPAVLRLIAATVQGADKHGKWVGVCGALAGDPLAMPLLVGLGVTELSVDPVSVPGIKARVRNLDYQLCRQRAQDALALESAQAVRAASRETWPLD from the coding sequence ATGAGCCATTCTGAAGGCCATATTGTTTTGCTCGCGCCCATGACCGGTCCGGTCGTGCCGCTCGCGAACGTGCCCGACCCTGTGTTTTCGGGCGGCATGTTCGGCGACGGCATCGGCGTCGATCCGCTCGAGGGCCGACTCGTCGCGCCGTGCGACGCTACGGTCACCCATCTCGCGCGCACCGGCCACGCCGTGACGCTGGCCACCGCTGAAGGCGCCGAGATTCTGCTGCATATCGGTATCGACACGGTCGAACTGAACGGCAAGGGTTTTGCGCCGATGGTCGCCCAAGGCGCTCACGTGCGCGCCGGCGACGTGCTGATCGAGTTCGATCAGGATCAGGTCGCGTTGAATGCGCCGAGCCTCGTGTCGGTGATCGCGATTGCCAATTCGGATGCGTTCGAGATCGTCGAACGTGTGCAGGGCGGCTTGCTGAAGGCGGGTGAGACGCCGCTGCTGGTGCTGCGCGCGCGCGACGGCGCGGCGGCCGAAGCGTCGCGTCAACTGAGTTCCACGAACGTGACGGAAGAGGCGCGTCAGCAAGTCACGCTGGTTCACGCGGGCGGTCTGCATGCGCGCCCGGCGGCACGTGCTCGTGAAGCGGCGCGTGGCTTCGATGCACGCGTCGAGGTGCGCTACGAAGGACGCAAAGCAGCGATCGAAAGCGTGGTCGGTTTGCTTGGCCTCGGCGCTGGAGAAGGCGCGACCGTCGAGTTGCTCGGCATGGGTCCGCAAGCCGCGGCCGCTGTGGCTGCAATTGCTAACGAACTGACCCGCGAAGCGCACGGCGAAGTCGAGGAGAAACCGGCGCGTCAAAGTTCGCCGGCGCCGCAAGCCGTCGCCCGTCCGGCGGGCGAGACGCTTGCGCCGAATACGCTCGCCGGCGTCTGCGCGGCGCCGGGCGTCGCGGTCGGCAAGCTGGTGCGCTGGGACGACGCGGACATCGATCCGCCCGAAAAGGCGAACGGCACGTCGGCTGCGGAAAGCCGTTTGCTCGACAAGGCGATTGCCACCGTCGACGCGGACCTCGACACGACGGTGCGTGACGCGTCGCAACGCGGCGCAGTTGGCGAAGCGGGTATTTTTTCGGTGCATCGCGTGCTGCTCGAAGATCCCACGCTGCTCGACGCCGCGCGCGATCTGATCAGTCTCGGCAAGAGCGCCGGCTTTGCGTGGCGCGAAGCGATCCGCGCGCAGATCGCCATCCTGACGAATATCGAAGACGCGTTGCTTGCCGAACGTGCCGCCGATTTGCGCGACATCGAGAAGCGCGTGCTGCGCGCGCTCGGTTATACGAGTGCAACGGCACGCACGCTGCCGGAAGAAGCCGTGCTCGCGGCTGAAGAGTTCACGCCGTCGGATCTTTCCACACTGGATCGCTCGCGTGTCACGGCATTGGTGATGGCACGCGGCGGTGCAACCTCGCACGCGGCGATTCTCGCGCGTCAGGCGGGCATTCCCGCGCTGGTGGCAGTCGGCGACGCGTTGCACGCGATCCCCGAAGGCACGCAAGTGGTGGTGAACGCCACGACCGGCCGCCTCGAATTCGCACCGACCGAACTCGACGTTGAACGCGCGCGTCTGGAGCGCACGCGTTTGGCCGATGTGCGCGAAGCGAACCGCCGCACGTCGCAGCAAGCGGCGGTCACGTCCGATGGCCGCGCGATCGAAGTGGCCGCGAACATCGCCACGCTCGACGACGCGAAAACCGCCGTGGAAAACGGCGCCGATTCAGTCGGTCTGCTGCGCACAGAATTGCTGTTCATTCACCGCGCCGCCGCGCCGACCACGGACGAACATCGTCAGAGCTACCAGGCAATCGTCGATGCGTTGAGCGGCCGCACCGCGATCATCCGCACGCTGGATGTCGGCGCGGACAAGGAAGTCGATTATCTGACGCTGCCGCCCGAACCGAATCCCGCGCTCGGCTTGCGCGGCATCCGCCTCGCGCAAGTGCGCCCGGACCTGCTCGACGATCAGTTGCGCGGCCTGCTGGCGGTGCAACCACTCGGCGCCGTGCGCATCCTGCTGCCGATGGTGACCGACGTCGGCGAATTGATCCGCATCCGTAAGCGCATCGACGAATTCGCGCGCGAGTTGGGTCGCACGGAACCGATCGAAGTCGGCGTGATGATCGAAGTGCCGTCGGCGGCGTTGCTGGCCGATCAACTGGCGCAACACGCGGATTTCCTCTCGATCGGCACCAACGATCTCACGCAATACACGCTCGCCATGGACCGTTGCCAGGCCGACCTCGCCGCCCAGGCGGACGGCTTGCATCCGGCTGTGCTGCGGTTGATCGCAGCCACCGTGCAAGGCGCGGACAAGCACGGCAAATGGGTTGGCGTGTGCGGCGCGTTGGCGGGCGACCCGCTCGCCATGCCGTTGCTCGTCGGCCTCGGCGTGACCGAACTTTCGGTGGATCCGGTCTCGGTGCCGGGCATCAAGGCGCGGGTGCGCAACCTCGATTATCAGCTGTGCCGTCAACGCGCCCAGGATGCCCTGGCGCTCGAATCGGCGCAGGCGGTAAGAGCAGCAAGCCGCGAAACCTGGCCTTTGGACTGA
- a CDS encoding acyloxyacyl hydrolase — protein sequence MNNKKNTLRGLALKITAGALLVGTSGWASADQFGVQVAGGLGDRHVKKLDLAFVWDPDLTWWQIGDWHFSLIGEAHVAWWHTNEGNVHDNIGEVGVTPIIRFIKGSGSIRPYAELGAGIRLLSSPRISSTFTLGSAFQFADMAGVGMQFGSHQQYQAGYRFQHVSNGGIKEPNPGINFHQLYLQYNF from the coding sequence ATGAACAACAAAAAGAATACTCTGCGTGGTCTGGCGCTAAAAATCACGGCTGGCGCCTTGCTGGTGGGCACTTCGGGATGGGCTTCGGCGGACCAGTTCGGCGTGCAGGTGGCCGGCGGTCTCGGCGATCGCCACGTCAAGAAGCTGGATCTTGCTTTCGTCTGGGATCCGGATCTGACCTGGTGGCAAATCGGCGACTGGCACTTCTCGCTGATCGGCGAAGCGCACGTGGCCTGGTGGCACACCAATGAAGGCAATGTGCACGACAACATCGGCGAAGTCGGCGTGACGCCGATCATCCGCTTCATCAAGGGATCGGGCTCGATCCGCCCGTATGCCGAGCTTGGCGCGGGCATCCGGTTGCTGTCGAGTCCCCGGATTTCTTCGACCTTCACACTGGGCAGTGCGTTCCAGTTCGCCGACATGGCCGGCGTTGGCATGCAGTTCGGGAGCCACCAGCAGTACCAGGCGGGCTACCGCTTCCAGCATGTTTCCAATGGCGGTATCAAAGAGCCGAATCCTGGTATAAATTTCCACCAGCTATATCTGCAATACAACTTCTGA
- the cydB gene encoding cytochrome d ubiquinol oxidase subunit II: MDYATLKLIWWVLIGVLLIGFALTDGFDMGAAILLPFIGKTDAERRIVVNTVGATWEGNQVWLITAGGAMFAAWPLVYAASFSGFYFAMLLVLFALFFRPVGFDYRSKREDPRWRTAWDWALFVGGFVPALVFGVAFGNLLQGVPFSFDTDLRVTYHGGFFELLNPFAVLCGLVSVSMLAAHGAAFVKMKADDIVAERASLALRIASFATVVLFLIAGALIATMIGGYQVIDAPPLDMVANPLMKNVIGAPGLWLTNYANYPWMVSAPVVGLVGGVLATLLARSRFEKSAFLSTSLMIIGVILTAGFSMFPFIMPSSLDGRSSLTVWDSTSSRMTLQIMLIAVIIFLPIILIYTSWVYRVMRGKVTAAALEENHHTMY, translated from the coding sequence ATGGATTACGCAACCCTCAAACTGATCTGGTGGGTGCTGATCGGCGTGCTGCTGATCGGCTTCGCGCTCACCGACGGCTTCGACATGGGCGCGGCGATTCTGCTGCCGTTCATCGGCAAGACCGACGCCGAGCGGCGCATTGTCGTGAACACGGTAGGCGCGACGTGGGAAGGCAATCAGGTCTGGCTCATCACGGCGGGCGGCGCAATGTTCGCGGCGTGGCCGCTGGTGTACGCGGCGTCGTTCTCCGGCTTCTATTTCGCCATGCTGCTGGTGCTGTTCGCACTGTTCTTCCGGCCGGTCGGCTTCGACTATCGCAGCAAACGCGAAGACCCGCGCTGGCGTACGGCATGGGACTGGGCGCTGTTCGTCGGCGGTTTCGTGCCGGCACTGGTGTTCGGCGTCGCGTTCGGCAACCTGTTGCAAGGCGTGCCGTTCTCGTTCGATACCGACCTGCGCGTCACGTATCACGGCGGCTTCTTCGAGTTGCTCAACCCGTTCGCGGTGTTGTGCGGCCTCGTCAGCGTCTCGATGCTGGCCGCGCACGGCGCCGCCTTCGTCAAGATGAAAGCGGACGACATTGTCGCCGAACGCGCTTCGCTGGCGCTTCGAATTGCGTCATTCGCGACCGTGGTGCTGTTCCTGATCGCCGGCGCGCTGATCGCCACGATGATCGGCGGCTACCAGGTGATCGACGCACCGCCGCTCGACATGGTCGCCAATCCGTTGATGAAGAACGTGATCGGCGCACCGGGGCTGTGGCTGACCAACTACGCGAACTATCCGTGGATGGTGAGCGCGCCGGTAGTGGGTCTCGTGGGCGGCGTGCTGGCCACGTTGCTTGCACGCTCGCGCTTCGAGAAAAGCGCCTTTCTGTCGACCTCGCTGATGATCATCGGCGTGATCCTGACGGCGGGCTTCTCGATGTTTCCGTTCATCATGCCCTCCTCGCTCGATGGCCGCAGCAGCCTCACCGTGTGGGATTCGACCTCGAGCCGCATGACGTTGCAGATCATGTTGATCGCCGTGATCATTTTCCTGCCGATCATCCTGATCTACACGAGCTGGGTGTATCGCGTGATGCGCGGCAAGGTGACTGCCGCCGCACTCGAAGAAAACCACCATACGATGTATTGA
- the nagE gene encoding N-acetylglucosamine-specific PTS transporter subunit IIBC, with protein MDGNPFLKIQRLGRALMLPIAVLPVAGLLLRLGQPDVFNIKMIADAGGAIFDNLPLLFAIGVAVGFAKDNNGVAGLAGAIGYLIEVAVMKDINDKLNMGVLSGIVAGIVAGLLYNRYKDIKLPDYLAFFGGKRFVPIVTGVVCLVLGIAFGYVWQPVQAVIDTAGHWLTTAGALGAFVFGVLNRLLLVTGLHHILNSLTWFVFGTFTPPGGAAVTGDLHRFFAGDPTAGTFMTGFFPVMMFGLPAACLAMFHEAPKERRAVVGGLLFSMALTSFLTGVTEPIEFSFMFLAPVLYVIHALLTGISLAICSALGIHLGFTFSAGAIDYVLNYGLSTRGWWAIPIGLVYMVVYYGLFRFFIRKFNMATPGREPAAADEQVDSFAAGGFVSPVAGTAVPRAQRYIAALGGASNLSVVDACTTRLRLSVVDSNKVSENELKTIGARGVLKRGSTNVQVIIGPEADIIADEIRTVIAQGGGDAVKPAAAAPAQVVAAAPVAASVAQGSGPLDPDPLRWLAVFGGAGNVLSLDAIAATRLRIVVRDPSAVDRQRLATLDTAWISADTFHIVVGDAAQRYAEKLATRTTQSGGATPLPA; from the coding sequence ATGGATGGGAATCCGTTTCTGAAGATTCAGCGCCTGGGACGCGCGCTGATGCTGCCGATTGCAGTGCTGCCGGTTGCCGGCCTGCTGCTGCGCCTCGGCCAGCCCGATGTGTTCAACATCAAGATGATCGCCGACGCCGGCGGCGCGATCTTCGACAACCTGCCGCTGCTGTTCGCGATCGGCGTGGCGGTCGGCTTCGCGAAAGACAATAACGGCGTGGCGGGTCTGGCGGGTGCGATCGGCTATCTGATCGAAGTCGCGGTGATGAAGGACATCAACGACAAGCTCAACATGGGCGTGTTGTCCGGGATCGTGGCGGGTATCGTCGCGGGCTTGCTGTACAACCGGTACAAAGACATCAAGCTGCCCGATTACCTCGCTTTCTTCGGAGGGAAACGCTTCGTGCCGATTGTCACGGGGGTGGTCTGTCTCGTGCTCGGCATAGCGTTCGGCTACGTATGGCAACCGGTGCAAGCCGTTATCGATACGGCCGGCCACTGGCTGACCACCGCGGGCGCGCTCGGCGCATTCGTGTTCGGCGTGCTGAACCGCTTGCTGCTCGTCACGGGCTTGCATCACATCCTCAATTCGCTGACGTGGTTCGTGTTCGGCACGTTCACGCCGCCGGGCGGCGCTGCCGTGACGGGCGACCTGCATCGCTTCTTCGCGGGCGACCCGACTGCGGGCACCTTCATGACGGGCTTCTTCCCGGTCATGATGTTCGGTCTGCCGGCTGCCTGTCTCGCGATGTTCCATGAAGCACCGAAGGAGCGCCGCGCGGTTGTGGGCGGTTTGCTCTTCTCGATGGCGCTGACCTCGTTCCTGACGGGCGTGACCGAGCCGATCGAATTCAGCTTCATGTTCCTCGCACCGGTGCTGTACGTGATCCACGCGCTGTTGACGGGTATCTCGCTCGCCATCTGCTCGGCGCTCGGCATTCACCTCGGCTTCACCTTCTCCGCGGGCGCAATCGACTACGTGTTGAACTACGGTCTGTCGACTCGCGGCTGGTGGGCGATTCCGATCGGTCTCGTCTATATGGTGGTGTACTACGGTCTGTTCCGCTTCTTCATCCGCAAGTTCAATATGGCGACGCCGGGCCGCGAACCCGCCGCAGCCGATGAGCAAGTCGACTCGTTTGCCGCGGGTGGTTTTGTTTCGCCGGTCGCCGGTACGGCTGTGCCGCGTGCGCAGCGTTATATCGCTGCGCTGGGCGGCGCATCGAATCTGTCGGTGGTGGATGCTTGCACGACGCGTTTGCGTTTGTCGGTGGTCGATTCGAACAAGGTTTCGGAAAACGAACTGAAGACGATCGGCGCGCGCGGCGTGCTCAAGCGCGGCTCGACCAACGTGCAGGTGATCATCGGACCGGAAGCGGACATCATCGCGGACGAAATCCGTACGGTGATCGCGCAAGGTGGTGGTGATGCGGTGAAGCCGGCGGCTGCTGCTCCGGCTCAGGTTGTGGCGGCTGCGCCGGTTGCGGCTTCGGTCGCTCAAGGTAGCGGTCCGCTCGATCCGGATCCGCTGCGCTGGCTTGCCGTGTTCGGCGGTGCGGGCAACGTGCTGTCGCTGGATGCGATCGCGGCGACGCGTCTGCGTATCGTCGTGCGCGATCCGTCGGCGGTTGATCGTCAACGCCTGGCGACGCTCGATACGGCATGGATTTCTGCTGACACGTTCCATATCGTCGTCGGCGATGCGGCGCAACGCTATGCTGAAAAGCTGGCGACGCGCACGACGCAAAGCGGCGGTGCAACGCCGCTGCCCGCATAA
- a CDS encoding nuclear transport factor 2 family protein: MAAKIIEAVRELERERFRAMVDGDGPSLDALIADNVSYVHTNGKRETKRQFIDGITAGRRRYRQIEIQSQEVLPVGRETCVVSGRALIEMEANNGALLFPIAYTAIHTLEDGRWRLIAWQATRCAIE, translated from the coding sequence ATGGCGGCAAAGATAATCGAAGCGGTTCGCGAGCTCGAGCGAGAGCGCTTTCGTGCGATGGTCGACGGCGACGGGCCATCGCTCGATGCCCTGATCGCGGACAACGTGAGCTACGTTCATACGAACGGCAAACGGGAGACGAAACGGCAGTTCATCGATGGGATCACCGCGGGCCGCCGCCGCTATCGGCAGATCGAGATCCAGTCGCAGGAGGTGCTGCCAGTCGGGCGCGAGACCTGCGTGGTGAGCGGGCGCGCGCTGATCGAAATGGAGGCGAACAACGGGGCGCTGCTGTTTCCGATCGCCTACACGGCGATTCATACGCTGGAAGACGGCCGTTGGCGCCTGATTGCCTGGCAGGCCACGCGTTGCGCAATCGAGTGA
- a CDS encoding cytochrome ubiquinol oxidase subunit I, which yields MPVSEVVELSRLQFAITALYHFLFVPLTLGLSWLLVIMESVYVMTGKQIYKDMTQFWGKLFGINFAMGVTTGLTLEFQFGTNWSYYSHYVGDIFGVPLAVEGLMAFFLESTFVGLFFFGWKRLSKVQHVFVTFLVALGSNLSALWILVANGWMNNPVGATFNYQTMRMELDSIFSVLFNPVAQVKFVHTVSAGYVTASMFVLGVSSWYLLKRRDTEFALRSFAIAAGFGLASTLCVIVLGDESGYRTGEVQQVKLAAIESEWETAPAPAPFTIIGIPNQKEERTDYAIRIPYALGLIATRSLDEPVVGLKDLMAHNEVRIKNGMLAYAALQKLKQGDITDEAKAAFDAHKQDLGYGLMLKQFTANVTDATPDQIAQAAKKTIPPVAPVFFSFRLMVGLGILFLATFVLAFWFCAQRSLLLEKRRWFLRWAVWAIPLPWLAAEFGWIVAEVGRQPWTIAGILPTHLSASSLTPNDLYLSIAGFVVFYTVLFVIEITLMFKYARLGPSSLHTGRYHHEQQPLSQPLPTNTAA from the coding sequence ATGCCCGTTAGCGAAGTCGTAGAACTGTCGCGCCTCCAGTTCGCCATCACCGCGCTTTACCACTTTCTGTTCGTCCCGCTCACGCTCGGCCTGTCCTGGTTGCTCGTCATCATGGAGTCGGTCTATGTGATGACCGGCAAGCAGATCTACAAGGACATGACCCAGTTCTGGGGCAAGCTGTTCGGCATCAACTTTGCGATGGGCGTAACCACCGGCCTCACGCTGGAATTCCAGTTCGGCACCAACTGGTCGTACTACTCGCACTATGTCGGCGATATTTTCGGCGTGCCGCTCGCCGTGGAAGGCCTGATGGCGTTCTTTCTCGAGTCGACCTTCGTCGGCTTGTTCTTCTTCGGCTGGAAGCGGCTCTCGAAGGTCCAGCACGTGTTCGTCACGTTTCTCGTCGCGCTCGGCTCGAACCTGTCGGCGCTATGGATTCTGGTGGCCAATGGCTGGATGAACAATCCGGTCGGCGCGACCTTCAACTACCAGACCATGCGCATGGAGCTCGACAGCATCTTCTCCGTGCTGTTCAATCCGGTTGCGCAGGTCAAGTTCGTGCATACCGTGTCGGCCGGGTATGTGACGGCGTCGATGTTCGTGCTCGGCGTGTCGTCGTGGTATTTGCTGAAGCGCCGCGACACTGAATTTGCGTTGCGCTCGTTCGCGATTGCCGCAGGTTTTGGTTTGGCATCCACATTGTGCGTGATCGTACTCGGCGACGAATCCGGCTACCGCACCGGCGAAGTCCAGCAGGTCAAACTCGCGGCGATCGAATCCGAATGGGAAACCGCGCCCGCGCCGGCTCCGTTCACGATCATCGGGATTCCGAATCAGAAGGAAGAGCGCACCGATTACGCTATCAGGATTCCGTACGCGCTCGGCCTTATCGCCACCCGTTCGCTCGATGAACCCGTGGTCGGTCTGAAGGATTTGATGGCGCACAACGAGGTGCGCATCAAGAACGGCATGCTGGCCTACGCCGCCCTGCAGAAACTGAAGCAAGGCGACATCACCGACGAAGCCAAAGCCGCCTTCGACGCGCACAAGCAGGATCTCGGCTACGGCCTGATGCTCAAGCAGTTCACCGCGAACGTCACCGACGCCACGCCGGATCAGATCGCCCAGGCCGCGAAGAAAACGATCCCGCCGGTGGCACCCGTGTTCTTCTCGTTCCGGCTGATGGTGGGCCTCGGCATTCTGTTTCTCGCCACCTTCGTGCTGGCGTTCTGGTTCTGCGCGCAACGCTCGCTGTTGCTGGAGAAGCGCCGCTGGTTCCTGCGCTGGGCCGTGTGGGCCATTCCGCTGCCCTGGCTCGCCGCGGAGTTCGGCTGGATCGTCGCTGAAGTGGGCCGTCAGCCATGGACCATCGCGGGCATTTTGCCGACCCACCTGTCGGCTTCGAGCCTGACGCCGAACGACCTGTATCTGAGTATCGCGGGCTTCGTGGTGTTCTACACGGTGCTGTTCGTCATCGAAATCACGCTGATGTTCAAGTACGCGCGGCTCGGACCTTCGTCGCTGCACACGGGCCGCTACCACCACGAACAACAGCCGCTGAGTCAGCCGCTGCCGACCAACACGGCCGCCTGA
- the rpoH gene encoding RNA polymerase sigma factor RpoH: MSHAMTLPSTLSPSSAKAASAGALALSHSSLLPGQLGNIDAYIQAVNRIPMLTPAEERQFATEFREQDNLESARRLVLSHLRLVVSIARNYLGYGLPHADLIQEGNIGLMKAVKRFDPEQNVRLVSYAMHWIKAEIHEYILRNWRMVKVATTKAQRKLFFNLRSHKQGLGAFTPDQIDDLAKELNVKREEVSEMETRLSGGDIALEGQVEDGEEAYAPIAYLADSHSEPTAVLASRQRDKLHSDGIASALDALDARSRRIIEARWLKVEDDGSGGSTLHELADEFGVSAERIRQIEASAMKKMRGALTEYA; this comes from the coding sequence GTGAGCCATGCAATGACCCTTCCGAGTACTTTGAGCCCGTCGTCGGCTAAGGCCGCTTCGGCAGGTGCACTGGCGCTCTCGCATTCCTCGCTGCTGCCCGGTCAACTGGGCAATATCGACGCCTACATCCAGGCCGTTAATCGGATTCCGATGCTGACGCCGGCGGAAGAACGCCAGTTCGCCACCGAATTTCGCGAGCAGGACAACCTCGAGTCCGCGCGCCGTCTCGTGCTGTCGCACTTGCGGCTGGTCGTGTCGATCGCGCGCAACTATCTGGGTTATGGACTGCCGCACGCCGACCTGATCCAGGAAGGCAACATCGGCCTGATGAAGGCCGTGAAGCGCTTCGATCCGGAGCAGAACGTGCGCCTCGTGTCGTACGCCATGCACTGGATCAAGGCTGAGATCCACGAATACATTCTGCGCAACTGGCGGATGGTGAAGGTCGCCACCACCAAGGCGCAGCGCAAGCTGTTCTTCAATCTGCGCAGCCATAAGCAAGGGCTGGGCGCGTTCACGCCGGACCAGATCGACGATCTGGCCAAAGAATTGAACGTGAAGCGCGAAGAAGTCTCCGAAATGGAAACGCGCCTCTCCGGCGGCGACATCGCGCTGGAAGGTCAGGTCGAAGACGGTGAAGAAGCGTACGCGCCGATCGCCTATCTGGCCGACTCGCATAGCGAACCGACTGCCGTGCTGGCTTCGCGTCAGCGCGACAAGCTGCACAGCGACGGTATCGCGAGCGCGCTGGACGCACTTGACGCCCGCAGCCGCCGCATCATCGAGGCACGCTGGCTGAAGGTGGAAGACGACGGTTCGGGCGGCTCCACGCTGCACGAACTGGCCGACGAGTTCGGCGTGTCCGCCGAACGTATTCGGCAGATCGAGGCGAGCGCAATGAAGAAGATGCGCGGTGCGCTGACCGAATACGCGTAA
- a CDS encoding DUF1996 domain-containing protein: MPDDAILYPGQPGKAMVHDFFGNTSADAYSTYDSLSQNKLTTCDAAADRSSYWAPQLKRASGVVVPGYQKTYYKNDQPVVPVQTIPAGLEMLAGDHHSSAPKPQINYLCRGGAYTQIAPTSCPVVTDNTGTYAQFNISVHFPDCWDGRTLVPNIPSKIMNMAYRQADGTCPAGFPVKIPELQLNVAYDLGQDPDLSNAQLSMDPILVDGVWVPQWGSLYTAHADFINAWKADSLQYAIDHCSNANTSCISSSIPTYYSKASADVWVDSSGATHPSGPTMVSDAGSTVLIKLPTPENLTDYLYSTSSLQTLAQNMTDANAVMLDLYAASTNWDDLSNLPTASACNTKQRIGGIYLDNALQSRTNDITQYVASQVAAGAPQIGVCIRNATGKTIQFSSRDGAGTPALFIK, from the coding sequence TTGCCGGACGACGCGATCCTTTATCCGGGGCAACCCGGCAAGGCGATGGTGCATGATTTTTTCGGCAACACGAGCGCGGATGCGTACAGTACCTATGATTCGCTGAGTCAAAACAAGCTCACGACTTGCGATGCCGCGGCGGACCGTTCTTCGTACTGGGCTCCGCAGTTAAAGCGCGCGTCTGGTGTCGTCGTGCCGGGCTACCAGAAGACGTACTACAAGAACGATCAACCGGTGGTGCCGGTGCAGACCATTCCCGCAGGGCTTGAAATGCTGGCGGGCGATCACCATTCATCGGCGCCCAAGCCGCAAATCAATTATTTGTGCCGCGGTGGTGCCTATACGCAAATCGCGCCGACGAGTTGCCCGGTTGTCACGGACAACACCGGCACATACGCCCAGTTCAATATTTCGGTGCACTTCCCGGATTGCTGGGACGGACGGACGCTGGTGCCGAACATACCCAGCAAAATCATGAATATGGCCTATCGGCAGGCCGATGGGACGTGTCCGGCGGGATTCCCCGTCAAGATTCCGGAACTGCAACTCAACGTGGCATATGACCTCGGGCAAGACCCCGATCTCTCCAACGCGCAGTTGTCGATGGATCCGATTCTCGTGGATGGCGTCTGGGTCCCGCAGTGGGGAAGCCTGTACACTGCGCACGCCGATTTTATCAACGCGTGGAAAGCCGATTCGCTGCAATACGCGATCGACCACTGCTCGAATGCCAACACCTCGTGCATCAGCAGTAGTATCCCGACGTACTATTCAAAAGCCAGCGCTGATGTGTGGGTGGACAGTAGCGGCGCTACGCACCCATCCGGCCCCACGATGGTCTCTGATGCGGGCAGTACCGTGTTGATCAAATTACCGACGCCCGAGAATTTGACGGACTATCTGTACAGCACCTCGTCTCTGCAGACGCTGGCGCAGAACATGACAGACGCGAACGCGGTGATGCTGGATCTCTACGCGGCTTCGACGAACTGGGACGATCTCTCCAATCTCCCGACGGCATCGGCCTGCAATACGAAGCAGCGGATCGGCGGCATCTACCTGGACAATGCGCTGCAGTCGCGCACGAACGACATCACGCAGTACGTTGCCTCGCAGGTCGCTGCCGGGGCGCCGCAAATCGGCGTGTGCATTCGCAATGCAACAGGCAAGACAATCCAGTTTTCTTCGCGCGACGGAGCGGGTACGCCAGCGCTGTTTATTAAGTAA